One segment of Pseudomonas pohangensis DNA contains the following:
- a CDS encoding TetR/AcrR family transcriptional regulator codes for MKSSIRIDKRDLILAKGAQVMTRRGYHGTGVQEIVQAAGIPKGSFYHYFASKEDFALQALEFTYQPRLQRYAEALANPALSPRARILGYYRELLQHFSQQERLEYHCFIGSLSFEMNELLPAIGQQVEAILQESALILQRCLEQAQAAGELPAEEDCANLAAFIANAWQGVLTRLKVGSQTRPVEEFVKRLEQLLAA; via the coding sequence ATGAAATCCAGTATCCGAATCGACAAGCGTGACCTGATCCTTGCCAAAGGCGCACAAGTGATGACCCGTCGCGGCTATCACGGCACCGGGGTGCAGGAGATCGTGCAGGCGGCGGGGATTCCCAAGGGGTCTTTCTACCACTACTTCGCCAGCAAGGAAGACTTCGCCCTGCAGGCGCTGGAGTTCACCTATCAGCCACGTCTGCAGCGCTATGCCGAGGCACTGGCTAATCCGGCCCTGAGTCCGCGGGCGCGCATCCTTGGTTACTACCGCGAGCTGTTGCAGCACTTCAGCCAGCAGGAACGGCTGGAGTACCACTGCTTTATCGGCAGCCTGAGTTTCGAAATGAACGAGCTGCTGCCAGCCATCGGCCAGCAGGTCGAGGCGATCCTGCAGGAGTCTGCGCTGATCCTGCAGCGCTGTCTGGAACAGGCGCAGGCTGCCGGTGAACTGCCTGCCGAAGAAGATTGCGCCAACCTGGCCGCCTTTATCGCCAATGCCTGGCAGGGCGTACTGACCCGCCTCAAGGTCGGCAGCCAGACCCGGCCCGTTGAAGAGTTCGTCAAACGCCTTGAGCAACTGCTTGCGGCCTGA
- a CDS encoding nitroreductase family protein, whose amino-acid sequence MNSFTSEQTPVHASPAALRALIESRRAVRRFTAEVIPDEVIRDCLEMAVLAPNSCNLQPWSFQVVRDPALLKQLHPVCMSQNAAQAPLIIAVLARPDTWAQACKDIVTYWPEPEVPQRIRSFYAKTAPFQYNQGPLGLLGLFKRQLVRVLALRKPLMRGPNSKAQMRLWAVKSTALAAENLMLAFQSHGYATCPMEGFDEPRLRKVLDIPRQAIPIMLLAAGRQGEKGIYNPRLRFPLEQQVTWL is encoded by the coding sequence ATGAACAGCTTCACCAGCGAACAGACCCCGGTCCACGCCAGTCCCGCCGCCTTGCGGGCCTTGATCGAAAGCCGTCGTGCGGTACGCCGTTTTACCGCTGAAGTGATTCCTGACGAGGTGATTCGCGACTGCCTGGAAATGGCCGTGCTCGCACCCAACTCCTGCAACCTGCAGCCCTGGAGTTTTCAGGTAGTGCGTGATCCGGCGCTGCTCAAGCAGCTGCACCCCGTCTGCATGAGCCAGAACGCGGCCCAGGCCCCGCTCATCATTGCCGTACTGGCGCGTCCGGATACCTGGGCGCAGGCCTGCAAGGATATCGTCACCTACTGGCCCGAGCCGGAAGTGCCGCAGCGCATCCGCAGCTTCTACGCCAAGACCGCCCCGTTTCAGTACAACCAGGGCCCGCTGGGTCTGCTCGGCCTGTTCAAGCGCCAGCTGGTGCGGGTGCTGGCTCTGCGCAAACCGCTGATGCGCGGCCCCAACAGCAAGGCGCAAATGCGCCTGTGGGCGGTCAAGTCGACGGCGCTGGCGGCAGAAAACCTGATGCTGGCCTTCCAGAGCCACGGTTACGCGACCTGCCCGATGGAAGGCTTTGACGAGCCGCGCCTGCGCAAGGTGCTGGATATCCCGCGCCAGGCCATCCCGATCATGCTGCTGGCGGCGGGTCGTCAGGGTGAAAAGGGTATCTATAACCCGCGTTTGCGCTTTCCGCTGGAGCAGCAGGTGACCTGGTTGTAA
- a CDS encoding glutathione peroxidase translates to MSAIHKLVLQGLDGQELPLAPYAGKVLLVVNVASKCGLTPQYAGLEQLQQQFQSRGFSVLGLPCNQFAGQEPGSAEDIQSFCSTTYGVSFPLSAKIEVNGAERHPLYTLLAGEGAEFPGEITWNFEKFLVGKDGRVLARFSPRTTPDDPALLQAIEQALG, encoded by the coding sequence ATGAGTGCCATACACAAGCTGGTCCTGCAGGGTCTTGATGGTCAGGAACTGCCGCTGGCGCCGTATGCCGGAAAAGTCCTGCTGGTGGTCAATGTGGCCTCCAAGTGCGGCCTGACGCCGCAATATGCAGGTCTGGAACAACTGCAGCAGCAGTTCCAGTCCCGTGGTTTCAGTGTGCTGGGCTTGCCGTGCAACCAGTTTGCCGGTCAGGAACCGGGCTCTGCCGAGGATATCCAGAGCTTTTGCAGCACGACCTACGGCGTCAGCTTTCCGTTGTCGGCCAAGATCGAGGTCAACGGCGCCGAGCGCCATCCGTTGTACACCCTGCTGGCCGGCGAAGGTGCCGAGTTTCCTGGCGAGATCACCTGGAACTTCGAGAAATTCCTGGTCGGCAAGGATGGCCGTGTCCTCGCACGCTTCTCGCCACGTACCACGCCGGATGATCCGGCACTGCTGCAGGCCATCGAGCAGGCGCTGGGCTGA
- a CDS encoding FKBP-type peptidyl-prolyl cis-trans isomerase — MLIAANKAVSIDYTLTNDAGEVIDSSAGAAPMVYLHGAGNIIAGLEKALEGKSAGDELSVAVEPEDAYGEYSAELVAVLGREMFEGVDQLEVGMQFHASGPDGSMQIVTIRDLDGDEVTVDGNHPLAGQRLNFQVKVIDVRDANAEEVAHGHIHGEGGHQH, encoded by the coding sequence ATGCTGATTGCTGCCAACAAGGCTGTTTCCATCGACTATACCCTGACCAATGACGCCGGTGAGGTCATCGACAGCTCCGCTGGTGCTGCGCCCATGGTCTATTTGCACGGTGCCGGCAATATCATCGCCGGGCTGGAAAAAGCCCTTGAAGGCAAAAGCGCCGGTGACGAGCTCAGCGTAGCCGTGGAACCGGAAGATGCCTACGGTGAATACAGCGCCGAGCTGGTAGCCGTACTGGGTCGCGAAATGTTTGAAGGCGTTGATCAGCTGGAAGTCGGCATGCAGTTCCATGCCTCCGGCCCCGATGGCAGCATGCAGATTGTCACCATTCGTGATCTGGATGGCGATGAAGTCACCGTCGACGGTAATCATCCGCTGGCCGGGCAGCGCCTGAACTTTCAGGTCAAGGTAATTGATGTGCGCGACGCCAATGCCGAAGAAGTGGCCCATGGCCATATCCACGGAGAAGGCGGTCATCAGCACTGA
- a CDS encoding acetate kinase produces MSARHILVINCGSSSIKFALIREDREDTLLSGIAERLGSAESELRWQSGEQQHSLKIPHAGHRQALEQLLPQVQQHADGKLSGIGHRVVHGGEHFTAAHLLDAAALAAIRSVSALAPLHNPACLQGIEAALGLYPELPQVAVFDTAFHQSMPAQAFRYAVPEQIYREHGVRRYGFHGSSHRFVGRRAAELSGLPVNDSSWLVAHLGNGCSTCAIVNGQSRDTSMGLTPLEGVVMGTRSGDVDPGLHLYLGRKLGWSLQEIDNLLNKQSGLLGLSGLSNDMRTLEQARSEGHAGATLAIDVFCYRLAKSLAAMSCALPRLDGLIFTGGIGENSPLIRSQTVAHLPLLNLAIDPQANARSVGGQFGEIQAGNHPRILVIPTNEERQIALDTLALLPD; encoded by the coding sequence ATGTCCGCGCGCCACATCCTGGTGATCAACTGCGGCAGTTCATCAATCAAGTTCGCCCTGATCAGAGAAGATCGCGAAGATACCCTCCTCAGCGGCATTGCCGAACGCCTGGGCAGCGCCGAAAGCGAACTGCGCTGGCAATCCGGCGAGCAGCAGCACAGCCTGAAAATCCCGCATGCCGGCCACCGTCAGGCGCTTGAGCAGCTGCTGCCGCAGGTGCAGCAGCACGCAGACGGAAAGCTCAGCGGTATCGGTCACCGGGTGGTGCATGGCGGCGAGCACTTTACCGCCGCGCATCTGCTCGACGCCGCCGCGCTGGCCGCCATCCGCAGCGTTTCCGCACTGGCACCGCTGCACAATCCGGCCTGCCTGCAGGGCATTGAAGCTGCCCTGGGCCTGTATCCCGAATTGCCACAAGTGGCAGTGTTCGACACCGCCTTTCACCAGAGCATGCCGGCGCAGGCATTTCGCTATGCCGTGCCGGAGCAGATCTACCGCGAGCACGGCGTACGCCGCTACGGCTTTCATGGCAGCAGCCATCGTTTTGTCGGGCGCCGCGCCGCCGAGCTGAGCGGGTTGCCGGTCAACGACAGCAGCTGGCTGGTCGCCCATCTGGGCAACGGCTGCTCCACCTGTGCCATCGTCAATGGCCAGAGTCGCGATACCAGCATGGGCCTGACGCCGCTGGAAGGCGTGGTGATGGGCACGCGCAGCGGTGATGTCGATCCGGGCCTGCACCTGTACCTGGGCCGCAAGCTGGGCTGGAGCCTGCAGGAAATCGACAACCTGCTGAACAAGCAGAGCGGCTTGCTGGGGCTGTCCGGCTTGTCCAACGACATGCGCACGCTGGAACAGGCGCGCAGCGAAGGCCATGCGGGCGCCACCCTGGCCATTGATGTGTTCTGCTACCGCCTGGCCAAATCCCTGGCAGCAATGAGTTGTGCGCTGCCGCGCCTGGACGGGCTGATCTTTACCGGTGGTATCGGCGAGAATTCGCCACTGATTCGCAGCCAGACCGTGGCGCACCTGCCGCTGCTCAATCTGGCCATCGATCCGCAAGCCAATGCCCGCAGCGTTGGCGGCCAGTTTGGCGAAATCCAGGCCGGCAATCATCCGCGCATTCTGGTAATACCGACCAACGAAGAACGCCAGATCGCTCTCGACACCCTGGCCCTGCTACCTGATTGA
- the pta gene encoding phosphate acetyltransferase, translated as MHTFIIVPTAFGVGLTSISLGMVRALERSGLKVGFCKPIAQNSAGYNGPERSSELVARTHASITPPKSLALPEVERMLGNGQQDEILERVVHLCQLAREGKDVLLVEGMVANRQTSYAAEANAKLAQALDAEVILVSAPDGESLTQLTDRIDLQAQQFGGCESPRVLGVIFNKVRSEDFSAQVKSQSPLFDSDCFRILGCIPWNAELNAPRTSDIAEMMQAHILNEGEYRQRRVQEILLFARAVHNSVHLLKPGVLVVTPGDRNDIILAACLAAMNGVPLAGLLLSGDFPPDPRILELCQGALQAGLPLMTVTTGSYATAHNLLQINREIPLDDLERAEKVTDFVAGFLDHAWLHERCGTPQVTRLSPPAFRYRLVQRAQAANQRIVLPEGSEPRTVQAAAICQARGIARCVLLAKPEEVATVAKALGIELPEGLEVLDPELIRQRYVEPMVELRKNKGLNAPMASAQLEDTVVLGTMMLALGEVDGLVSGAIHTTANTIRPALQLIKTAPGYQLVSSIFFMLLPEQVVVYGDCAVNPDPTAAELAEIALQSAASAEAFGIEPRVAMISYSTGNSGSGAEVEKVREATRLAREKNPQLLIDGPLQYDAAAIESVGRQKAPDSQVAGRATVFIFPDLNTGNTTYKAVQRSASVVSVGPMLQGLRKPVNDLSRGALVDDIVYTIALTAVQATSPE; from the coding sequence ATGCATACCTTTATCATCGTGCCGACCGCATTTGGCGTTGGCCTTACCTCGATCAGTCTGGGCATGGTCCGTGCCCTCGAGCGTAGCGGGCTGAAGGTCGGCTTCTGCAAACCGATTGCACAGAACAGTGCTGGCTACAACGGGCCGGAACGCTCCTCCGAGCTGGTCGCCCGCACCCATGCCTCCATCACTCCGCCAAAGTCGCTGGCACTGCCCGAGGTCGAGCGCATGCTCGGCAATGGCCAGCAGGACGAGATTCTCGAGCGGGTGGTGCACCTGTGCCAGCTCGCCCGCGAAGGCAAGGATGTACTGCTGGTCGAAGGCATGGTGGCCAACCGGCAGACCAGTTATGCCGCGGAAGCCAATGCCAAGCTCGCCCAGGCACTGGATGCCGAAGTCATTCTGGTTTCGGCGCCTGATGGCGAAAGTCTCACGCAGCTTACCGATCGCATCGATCTGCAGGCCCAGCAGTTCGGCGGCTGCGAGAGCCCCCGGGTGCTCGGGGTGATTTTCAACAAGGTACGCAGCGAAGACTTCAGCGCACAGGTGAAAAGCCAGTCACCGCTGTTCGATAGTGACTGCTTTCGCATCCTCGGCTGCATCCCGTGGAATGCCGAGCTGAATGCGCCACGCACCAGCGACATCGCCGAAATGATGCAGGCGCATATTCTCAACGAGGGCGAATACCGCCAGCGCCGGGTGCAGGAAATTCTGCTGTTTGCCCGCGCCGTGCACAACTCGGTGCACCTGCTCAAGCCGGGCGTGCTGGTCGTTACTCCCGGCGACCGCAACGACATCATCCTCGCCGCTTGCCTGGCGGCAATGAACGGCGTACCGCTGGCCGGCCTGCTGCTCAGCGGCGACTTTCCGCCCGACCCGCGCATACTCGAGCTGTGCCAGGGCGCGCTGCAGGCCGGTCTGCCGCTGATGACCGTAACCACCGGCTCCTATGCCACCGCGCATAACCTGCTGCAGATCAACCGGGAAATTCCGCTGGACGATCTGGAGCGCGCAGAGAAAGTCACCGACTTCGTCGCCGGCTTTCTGGATCACGCCTGGCTGCATGAGCGCTGCGGCACGCCGCAGGTCACCCGCCTGTCACCGCCGGCATTCCGCTACCGGCTGGTACAGCGCGCCCAGGCCGCCAACCAGCGTATCGTCCTGCCCGAAGGCAGTGAGCCACGCACCGTGCAGGCCGCCGCGATCTGTCAGGCACGCGGCATTGCCCGCTGCGTACTGCTGGCCAAACCGGAGGAGGTCGCCACGGTCGCCAAGGCGCTGGGCATCGAGTTGCCCGAAGGGCTGGAAGTGCTGGATCCGGAGCTGATCCGTCAGCGCTATGTCGAACCGATGGTCGAGCTGCGCAAGAACAAGGGGCTGAATGCACCGATGGCCAGCGCCCAACTGGAAGACACCGTGGTGCTCGGCACCATGATGCTGGCACTGGGCGAAGTCGACGGGCTGGTCTCCGGCGCCATTCACACCACCGCCAACACCATTCGCCCGGCCCTGCAGCTGATCAAGACCGCACCCGGCTACCAGCTGGTGTCATCAATATTTTTCATGCTGCTGCCCGAGCAGGTGGTGGTCTACGGCGACTGCGCGGTGAACCCGGATCCGACCGCTGCCGAGCTGGCCGAAATCGCCCTGCAGAGCGCCGCCTCGGCCGAAGCGTTCGGCATCGAGCCGCGGGTGGCGATGATCAGCTACTCGACCGGTAACTCCGGCAGTGGTGCAGAAGTCGAGAAAGTCCGTGAAGCCACGCGGCTGGCCCGCGAGAAAAACCCGCAACTGCTGATTGACGGCCCCCTGCAATACGACGCCGCCGCCATCGAAAGCGTCGGCCGCCAGAAGGCTCCGGACAGTCAGGTAGCCGGGCGCGCCACGGTGTTCATTTTCCCCGACCTGAATACCGGCAACACCACCTACAAGGCCGTGCAGCGCAGTGCCAGCGTGGTCAGTGTCGGGCCCATGCTGCAAGGCCTGCGCAAGCCGGTAAATGACCTGTCGCGCGGCGCGCTGGTGGATGACATCGTCTACACCATTGCCCTGACTGCCGTGCAGGCGACCAGCCCGGAGTGA